In Trichoderma atroviride chromosome 2, complete sequence, one DNA window encodes the following:
- a CDS encoding uncharacterized protein (EggNog:ENOG41~TransMembrane:1 (o6-25i)), producing the protein MAVTPVWFITAASSGFGQAIAIAALRRGHTVIATARNPSRIQDLAAAGAHTLAFDVTSPLSTIEGVAKDVFAKHGRVDYLINAAGFMLEAAVEEATPEEVYQSFNTNVFGVMNTLRAFLPHMRAQEVADDGVRGVVATFGSLGSWRGVAGGAVYAMTKWACSALAESLAMELEPFKIKATVVEPGYFRTGFLNPGTLASSKVRIDAYEDEKTPTGQTRRRLLVTDGNQLGDVNKGAEVVVDMLSGTGVASGRELPVRVVLGSDTEKVIRDKFESTNKILDEWKEVLRSTDSPLN; encoded by the coding sequence ATGGCCGTCACGCCCGTCTGGTTCatcaccgccgcctcctcagGCTTCGGccaggccattgccatcgCCGCCCTCCGCCGCGGCCACACCGTCATTGCCACCGCCCGCAACCCATCCCGCATCCAAgacctcgccgccgccggtgCCCACACGCTGGCCTTTGACGTGACGTCTCCCCTCTCCACCATCGAGGGCGTGGCAAAGGACGTGTTTGCCAAGCACGGCCGCGTAGACTACCTCATCAACGCCGCGGGCTTCATGCTCGAGGCTGCCGTCGAGGAGGCCACGCCCGAGGAGGTCTACCAGAGCTTCAACACAAACGTCTTTGGCGTGATGAACACGCTTCGAGCCTTCTTGCCGCACATGCGCGCGCAGGAGGTGGCTGATGATGGGGTTCGCGGCGTGGTGGCCACGTTTGGCAGCTTGGGGAGCTGGCGAGGCGTTGCTGGCGGAGCAGTCTATGCCATGACCAAGTGGGCGTGCTCTGCCTTGGCCGAGtcgctggccatggagctggagccgttCAAGATCAAGGCGACGGTTGTTGAGCCGGGATATTTCCGCACGGGCTTCTTGAACCCGGGGACGTtggcctcgtcaaaggtCCGTATCGATGCGTACGAGGATGAGAAGACGCCCACGGGACAGACGAGGAGGCGGCTTTTGGTGACGGATGGAAACCAGCTTGGCGATGTGAACAAGGGCGCCGAGGTCGTGGTGGATATGCTGTCTGGCACTGGGGTTGCGAGTGGGCGAGAGCTTCCTGTGAGGGTTGTGCTTGGGAGTGATACGGAAAAGGTGATTCGGGACAAGTTTGAGAGCACGAATAAGATTCTTGACGAGTGGAAGGAGGTTTTGAGAAGCACCGACTCTCCTTTGAACTAG
- a CDS encoding uncharacterized protein (EggNog:ENOG41), whose product MSRNIRQKYPAAAAKAQKRRRLSDSSSSLDLSDDEGYSAVEDISDSEDNDEDDVIAVEEETILLEGLPIPSHAPRPLLEDEDDEEEAEAEAEDEAEDADEEEEEEEEEEDDDDDDDGDEHLDEDADNASWAGILSDVEDGQASDFYHDSNPFASDPIIERHVRFDIPDSDSDSTETEDDHADLFPDIFVSQNSLDPAFRKEIEHDTDESSGSNSFWDYHGHYEEEGGDDSESEAEEIVRQLSDDETVAAVPTPDATNVPEIFTPTFEESLELDGYESDGDTTDEEDIPEPVIRKKARRPSSALSDEASDSEADSPVKSERGQPRVGRFNLDRSDKKPIAVLNPLTRKMMIFTPHRRRHLDLSPEQFNFPWAIEDQTTPLLSNSANMMLSAMFSSNTFGDFVNAQTMGPAEAFFPFPTETNEDDSSTSPSTDGEDDDEEKLDINDFITFGEAADDESSGDEGDNDKWGASPKRPATASGDMGALSHLNSNTVGAFRRNQINQQLILSSQATQDSLAFSGPYNYTALRGLKSDRFDTATVPLTPIRRHKKQINESTRSSLESTSTKRKAPGEASESNHKRHRSISDVNSLRI is encoded by the exons ATGTCTCGAAACATCCGTCAAAAGTATCCTGCAGCTGCGGCCAAAGCCCAAaagcgccgccgcctttcggattcttcctcctctcttgACCTCTCCGATGATGAAGGCTACTCAGCCGTGGAAGATATCAGCGACTCTGAGGAcaacgatgaggatgatgtaATAGCGGTCGAGGAGGAAACAATACTCTTAGAGGGTTTACCTATTCCCTCTCACGCTCCTCGACCgctcttggaagatgaagacgatgaagaagaagcagaagcagaagcagaagacgaagcagaagatgctgatgaagaagaagaagaagaagaggaagaggaagacgacgacgacgacgacgatggagacgaaCACTTGGACGAAGATGCTGACAATGCAAGCTGGGCTGGCATCCTGTCagacgttgaagatggccaagcatCTGACTTCTATCACGACTCGAATCCTTTTGCCTCAGACCCCATCATAGAACGACATGTCCGTTTCGATATACCGGATAGCGACTCAGACTCTACTGAAACAGAAGATGACCACGCCGATCTTTTCCCCGATATCTTTGTCTCACAGAATTCTCTCGACCCTGCGTTCCGCAAAGAGATTGAACATGATACTGATGAATCGTCCGGTTCCAACTCCTTTTGGGATTATCATGGCCAttacgaagaagaagggggagaCGACTCGGAGtcagaagctgaagaaatAGTCCGACAGCTCTCGGATGACGAAACCGTAGCTGCCGTGCCGACTCCTGACGCCACCAACGTGCCGGAAATTTTTACCCCTACCTTTGAAGAATCCCTAGAGCTTGACGGATACGAGT CTGATGGTGACACCACTGATGAGGAAGACATTCCTGAGCCTGTCATCCGCAAGAAGGCTCGACGTCCATCTAGTGCATTGAGCGACGAAGCTTCCGACTCGGAGGCGGATTCGCCTGTCAAATCAGAACGCGGCCAGCCTCGGGTGGGCCGCTTCAACCTGGACCGGTCTGATAAGAAACCCATTGCTGTCCTCAATCCCTTGACTCGCAAGATGATGATTTTTACTCCTCATCGACGGAGACATCTTGACTTGTCACCGGAGCAGTTCAACTTTCCCTGGGCGATAGAGGACCAGACCACTCCGCTGCTCAGCAACTCGGCCAACATGATGCTCAGTGCCATGTTCTCTTCCAATACATTCGGAGACTTTGTCAATGCTCAGACAATGGGCCCTGCGGAAGCattcttccccttccccaCCGAGACCAACGAAGATGATAGCtcaacatctccaagcacggatggcgaggatgacgatgaagaaaagcTTGACATCAACGACTTTATCACCTTTGGCGAAGCTGCCGATGACGAATCATCTGGCGATGAAGGTGATAATGACAAATGGGGTGCATCGCCCAAGCGTCCAGCCACGGCTTCTGGTGACATGGGAGCGCTGTCACATCTCAATTCGAACACTGTTGGCGCCTTCCGCCGCAATCAAATTAACCAACAGCTGATCCTGAGCAGCCAAGCGACTCAGGACTCACTGGCTTTCAGCGGTCCATACAACTACACCGCCCTGCGAGGTCTTAAATCTGACCGTTTCGATACTGCGACCGTGCCCTTGACCCCCATTCGACGGCACAAGAAGCAAATCAATGAATCGACCCGGAGCTCTCTGGAGTCAACCTCGACAAAGCGTAAAGCTCCAGGCGAAGCTAGCGAAAGTAACCATAAAAGGCACCGAAGCATTTCTGACGTGAATTCTCTACGGATATAA